ACAGGTTTCCAAATGCGTTTTGCTTCATCTAATTTATTGTTTGCTTTATCTATGATTGCATCATCCGTATCTTTAAGTGTTTTAGAGTAATCAAATAACTTCGATACTTCTTTGAAAGACTCTTTTAACTTTTGAACAGCTTTTACAATTTCCTTATGGTCTTCCTTGTATTTTCCTGGTGCATCTATACGCTCTATTTTATTAAATACTTTATCTAAGTCTTTAATACTATCTCGTACCTCTTCATTTGACTTACTTCCCTTTTTATTATCCCTTACAGAAGCATCATAGTAATCTAGACGTCTTAATAAGTCTTCTTCAATGTCTACCATAAGTTGTGGGTAATCCTCAGGTAAAACCATAATCATCTTAACATCTTTACTTTCTTCTTTCGAGTTAGTTGATTTTTCCTTTGTTTCAGATGATTTACTTTCTGACTTAGTTGAACTTGTTCCTTCTGTCGTAGTTTCTTTACTTTCTTGTTTACCAGATTCAGCATTTGTTTTTTCTTTTTCTCCAAATAAACTAGTTACACTACAAGCTGACATAGAAACTACTAATCCGGATGCTAGTAAAATTTTACCTGTACTCTTTTTGAAATTCTTCATATGATTTTTCAATTCTCCCTCTAAAAACATAAAATAGATGTGCTTTAGCCCCTTTAAAACTAAAAAACATACCCCTTCTATATTTATTTTATAATACCTTTCTATGTGTAATATTTTACAATTAATTACAGATGCAGTCAAAGTTTATCTTAGTTTAACGATGTTCATAAAAAAGATGCGAAGCTTTATTCCTTCAAGTAAAGATTCTAAGTGAGTTTTGATTAAAATTTTTTTATAAAAATCTCATACTTAGTTAAAAAGAGTAATTCTATTTTGATCAATCGTTTTTTCAAAATGGATTTTTTTGTTGTTAAATAAAGATTTGTGACTTCATTTTTATCAAATTTTATTCCAAACCAACATATAGTTATAGCTTTAAAATAAACTTACAAATTTGTATCTAAAAGGGGTGTTTTTGTGTCGAAAAAGAACATCTAGAATTGGTAAGCGGATAGAACCCTATAGATTAAAGTTTTACTTTATCGAATTCACTTTTATTTATCTGAATTTTCCATTATCATTTTAAGTATTCGTGAACAATTTCCTTTATTACGACAAAAAGAGACGAGAGATTTATGGACATTTCAA
This genomic interval from Bacillus thuringiensis contains the following:
- a CDS encoding DUF3994 domain-containing protein gives rise to the protein MKNHMKNFKKSTGKILLASGLVVSMSACSVTSLFGEKEKTNAESGKQESKETTTEGTSSTKSESKSSETKEKSTNSKEESKDVKMIMVLPEDYPQLMVDIEEDLLRRLDYYDASVRDNKKGSKSNEEVRDSIKDLDKVFNKIERIDAPGKYKEDHKEIVKAVQKLKESFKEVSKLFDYSKTLKDTDDAIIDKANNKLDEAKRIWKPVFDKLKAEAKGGSTTTSTTSGTSSSNSPSLSSGNTVKTYSTQDKTGIFKGKIDTPDEDSAKFKNVQNNYKDGTELVGNWGIDYGDGVKTTLVLKADKTFETYANGSYPNKDNYLTGTYQADVSSHQLTLMVEKGTQNGQEVKLERPIYSSYEVKNLDGKALQIFHIDEQVTICYVKQ